One Curtobacterium sp. MCLR17_032 genomic window carries:
- the rpsF gene encoding 30S ribosomal protein S6 produces MHQYELMAILDPEIDERTVAPSLDKFLAVIRNDGGTVDNVDVWGRRRLAYEIAKKTEGIYAVVNFTSSADSAKELDRQLGLSEAVLRTKVLRAEEGMAQVAAQKQRDEARAARKAANASASAATTASAE; encoded by the coding sequence ATGCACCAGTACGAACTGATGGCGATCCTCGACCCCGAGATCGATGAGCGCACCGTCGCTCCCAGCCTGGACAAGTTCCTCGCGGTCATCCGCAACGACGGTGGCACCGTCGACAACGTGGACGTCTGGGGCCGTCGCCGGCTCGCTTACGAGATCGCGAAGAAGACCGAGGGCATCTACGCCGTCGTGAACTTCACGTCGTCCGCCGACTCCGCCAAGGAGCTGGACCGCCAGCTCGGTCTCTCCGAGGCCGTCCTGCGCACCAAGGTCCTCCGCGCCGAAGAGGGCATGGCCCAGGTCGCCGCGCAGAAGCAGCGCGACGAAGCCCGTGCCGCCCGCAAGGCCGCCAACGCGTCGGCCTCGGCCGCCACGACCGCGAGCGCCGAGTAG
- a CDS encoding CCA tRNA nucleotidyltransferase, whose translation MQSVAQAVERLDALAATDTVDVLARAFAAAGHELALVGGPVRDAFLGRPVTDLDFTTDARPDAVLAIVEPLASNTWDVGRQFGTIAAMVRGEQVEITTYRSDVYDGETRKPEVTFGDTIEADLLRRDFTVNAMALRLPQRELVDVHGGVEDLLAQRLATPQAARVSFRDDPLRMMRAARFTAQLGFTVSDDVRDAMTDLADSIENISAERVRDELVKLLNTNDPVEGIRLLVDSGIAELVLPELPAMKLEIDEHHHHKDVYEHSLTVLTQAIGYEAERHPGEAPDTVLRLAALLHDIGKPATRKLEPGGAVSFHHHDLVGSKLAKKRLRALRFDNDTIASVSRLIELHLRFFGYTEGAWTDAAVRRYVRDAGDQLERLHELTRSDVTTRNRRKADRLGFAYDDLEARIAVLAEQEELDSMRPDLSGDDIMRILDIPPGRAVGDAYRFLLEARMDEGPLGPEDAEARLRAWWASRDEG comes from the coding sequence ATGCAGTCCGTAGCCCAGGCCGTCGAGCGACTCGACGCACTCGCCGCCACCGACACCGTCGACGTCCTCGCACGGGCGTTCGCCGCTGCCGGTCACGAGCTCGCCCTCGTCGGCGGGCCCGTCCGCGACGCCTTCCTCGGCCGTCCGGTGACCGACCTCGACTTCACGACGGACGCCCGCCCGGACGCCGTCCTGGCGATCGTCGAGCCCCTCGCCAGCAACACCTGGGACGTCGGGCGCCAGTTCGGCACCATCGCCGCCATGGTCCGCGGCGAGCAGGTCGAGATCACCACCTACCGCAGTGACGTCTACGACGGCGAGACCCGCAAGCCCGAGGTCACGTTCGGCGACACCATCGAGGCCGACCTGCTCCGCCGCGACTTCACCGTCAACGCGATGGCGCTCCGACTCCCCCAGCGTGAACTCGTCGACGTGCACGGCGGTGTCGAGGACCTGCTCGCGCAGCGCCTGGCGACCCCGCAGGCGGCCCGGGTGTCCTTCCGCGACGACCCGCTCCGGATGATGCGCGCCGCCCGGTTCACGGCCCAGCTCGGCTTCACCGTGTCCGACGACGTCCGTGACGCGATGACGGACCTCGCCGACTCGATCGAGAACATCTCCGCCGAGCGCGTTCGGGACGAGCTCGTGAAGCTGTTGAACACGAACGACCCGGTCGAGGGCATCCGGCTGCTGGTCGACTCCGGCATCGCCGAGCTGGTCCTGCCCGAGCTCCCCGCGATGAAGCTCGAGATCGACGAGCACCACCACCACAAGGACGTGTACGAGCACTCGCTCACCGTCCTGACGCAGGCGATCGGGTACGAGGCCGAGCGGCACCCGGGCGAGGCACCCGACACCGTCCTGCGCCTGGCCGCACTGCTGCACGACATCGGCAAGCCGGCGACCCGGAAGCTCGAGCCGGGCGGTGCCGTCAGCTTCCACCACCACGACCTGGTCGGCTCGAAGCTGGCGAAGAAGCGGCTGCGGGCGCTGCGCTTCGACAACGACACGATCGCCTCGGTCTCGCGGCTGATCGAGCTGCACCTGCGGTTCTTCGGATACACCGAGGGCGCCTGGACCGACGCGGCCGTCCGCCGCTACGTCCGTGACGCCGGCGACCAGCTCGAGCGGCTGCACGAGCTCACCCGCTCGGACGTCACCACCAGGAACCGTCGGAAGGCGGACCGGCTCGGGTTCGCGTACGACGACCTGGAGGCCCGGATCGCCGTCCTCGCGGAGCAGGAGGAACTCGACTCCATGCGTCCCGACCTCTCCGGGGACGACATCATGCGGATCCTCGACATCCCGCCGGGGCGCGCCGTCGGCGACGCGTACCGCTTCCTGCTCGAGGCGCGGATGGACGAGGGCCCGCTCGGGCCCGAGGACGCCGAAGCGCGCCTCCGCGCCTGGTGGGCGTCCCGCGACGAGGGCTGA
- a CDS encoding DUF6049 family protein, with protein MQILRTVLTAAASALVATGLVIAPAAVDVADAATTSKPASPAAAQAGTASVQVTPSGSGVMNLGDDLSLSVTVTNDTDSALPAGRADLDIIRPVVGTRDILTDWINDTSPDGWPGDPMDRVTIPEVPAHRSVTVDSISVPFADVRLGTLNPFGARRIAASYFAGSTLAVGRSAFTWNPGPDPAPVDVAVAMPVTVPATDDGLLSANTLAADTAVDGTLTQQLDAAEGHSVALAVDPRIIASIRILGDDAPSSATAWLERLEGLRNEKFPLSYADADVTGLRQAGLSGIAAPISFDQAIAAAVDADRFPGATPSPTTTPEPTDQATDPAQDPTDGAGSTTQTPGDTATEPTDTATTDAADGTGNGTGNTDETDPATIPTSASLVSFPWTVDTVAWPVEGTVSSDDLPALRTAGYTSTILSSGNTSAGQDTTVAAAEQVSSTKALVADQGMSDLLRQAADAKSARATDRAMATLRATLATVAVQGSATGPVLLTLDRSWPTDSARLEQALDALEDTAWIAPTDFSTVVDAKPGSLTLQSKDDGSDRLTVLRRLVRSEQALVGFASAVADPVEVTAPARLRTLAAASNAWRADTDGLTTVVDGITADDQKTIASVGIVNSSDITLLGDRSSLPISVRNRSDWPVTVFLTVTPSNSFLRIERNAVEVTIQPRSSTRTTFPVQSVANGKVALSMALTSSSGARIATPATVEINVQAQWETVITALAAIAVVVVFGLGILRNVRRRLRRRNGEPESEEDDDPNRPLEVQPPGPGEPPVDADATPSADPSRSADVSRAADLSRSGGPTTVPGPATAIAAASSGTDTVGGDGDRLEDAIARAGVESSLPSDHRPEEPTISTTQPSAEVDAEQGEGRGLGRASAMLAAGTMISRLLGFAKTFVLAYAIGNSGSRAANAFSVSNQLPNNIYALIAGGLLSAVLIPQIVRAMKQHNDGGTAYVNKIVTLAGSVFIVITIAATLLAPFLVNAYSQGAGDSGKGFTPAQTDLAIAFAFWCLPQILFYAMYSLLGEVLNAKQVFGPFTWAPLINNVIAIAGLVVFIAMFHGRDVNSSVDAWTPLKVAILAGSASFGVFAQAAFLPLFWRRAGLSFRLDFRWRGVGLKSTGTAAGWLFGMILITQLAGLVQSRVASLAEGAGNATLATSWLLFMLPHSIITVSIATAYFTRMSHDAERGDLDAVRRNLSLSLRIVGLFTVFATVALIVTSTSFARIWENTFGLTQAMAWVLVGFMPGLVLFSMLFIIQRVFWALHDHRTPFLMQIVQSGLFVIGALAVATFPAQHIGVGIAVCTTLAGTAQTIVALVLVRKRLGGIDGPNVTRSHVQFLIGALIAGVAGVLVANFFGAFSEGGFAMADVTSALITLVLTGAVMAAVYFGVLVVAKNGEIANAVTLVRSRLGR; from the coding sequence ATGCAGATTCTCCGTACCGTGCTCACCGCCGCCGCGTCCGCCCTGGTCGCCACCGGTCTGGTCATCGCGCCCGCCGCGGTGGACGTCGCCGACGCCGCCACCACCTCGAAGCCCGCGAGCCCGGCCGCGGCCCAGGCCGGCACCGCGTCGGTCCAGGTGACGCCGTCCGGAAGCGGGGTGATGAACCTCGGTGACGACCTCTCGCTGTCCGTCACGGTGACGAACGACACCGACTCGGCACTGCCCGCGGGCCGCGCGGACCTGGACATCATCCGGCCGGTCGTGGGCACACGCGACATCCTCACCGACTGGATCAACGACACCTCCCCGGACGGTTGGCCCGGCGATCCGATGGACCGGGTGACGATCCCGGAGGTCCCGGCGCACCGATCCGTCACGGTCGACTCGATCTCGGTGCCGTTCGCCGACGTCCGTCTCGGCACGCTGAACCCCTTCGGTGCCCGACGCATCGCGGCCTCGTACTTCGCCGGCTCGACCCTCGCCGTCGGACGCTCCGCCTTCACGTGGAACCCCGGACCCGACCCCGCGCCGGTCGACGTCGCGGTGGCGATGCCCGTCACGGTGCCGGCGACCGACGACGGCCTGCTCAGCGCCAACACCCTGGCTGCCGACACCGCCGTCGACGGCACCCTCACCCAGCAGCTCGACGCGGCCGAGGGCCACAGCGTCGCCCTCGCCGTCGACCCACGCATCATCGCGTCCATCCGGATCCTCGGCGACGACGCCCCGAGCTCGGCGACCGCGTGGCTCGAGCGGCTGGAGGGCCTCCGGAACGAGAAGTTCCCGCTGTCCTACGCCGACGCCGACGTGACGGGGCTGCGCCAGGCCGGACTGTCGGGCATCGCGGCGCCGATCTCCTTCGACCAGGCCATCGCCGCCGCCGTCGACGCCGACCGGTTCCCCGGGGCCACCCCGAGCCCGACCACCACGCCGGAGCCGACCGACCAGGCGACGGACCCGGCGCAGGACCCCACCGACGGCGCGGGGTCGACCACCCAGACCCCGGGCGACACCGCGACCGAGCCGACCGACACCGCCACCACGGACGCCGCCGACGGCACCGGCAACGGCACCGGGAACACCGACGAGACCGACCCCGCCACGATCCCCACCTCGGCCTCGCTGGTGTCCTTCCCCTGGACCGTCGACACCGTCGCCTGGCCGGTCGAGGGCACCGTCTCCTCCGACGACCTCCCCGCCCTCCGCACCGCCGGCTACACCTCGACGATCCTGTCCAGCGGCAACACCTCGGCCGGCCAGGACACCACGGTCGCCGCGGCCGAGCAGGTCTCCTCCACGAAGGCCCTCGTCGCCGACCAGGGGATGTCCGACCTGCTGCGCCAGGCGGCCGACGCGAAGTCCGCACGTGCAACCGACCGCGCGATGGCAACCCTCCGCGCGACCCTCGCCACCGTCGCCGTCCAGGGCAGCGCCACCGGCCCGGTCCTGCTGACCCTCGACCGGTCCTGGCCGACCGACTCCGCGCGCCTCGAGCAGGCGCTGGACGCCCTCGAGGACACCGCCTGGATCGCGCCCACGGACTTCTCCACCGTCGTCGACGCCAAGCCCGGATCGCTGACCCTGCAGAGCAAGGACGACGGCTCCGACCGGCTGACGGTCCTCCGCCGCCTGGTCCGCTCCGAGCAGGCCCTCGTCGGCTTCGCCAGCGCCGTCGCCGACCCGGTCGAGGTCACCGCCCCGGCCCGTCTGCGCACCCTCGCCGCGGCGTCGAACGCCTGGCGTGCGGACACCGACGGGCTCACGACCGTCGTGGACGGCATCACCGCGGACGACCAGAAGACCATCGCAAGCGTCGGCATCGTGAACTCGAGTGACATCACCCTGCTCGGCGACCGGTCCTCGCTGCCGATCTCGGTCCGGAACCGGTCCGACTGGCCGGTCACGGTGTTCCTGACCGTCACGCCGTCGAACTCGTTCCTGCGCATCGAACGGAACGCGGTCGAGGTCACGATCCAACCCCGCTCCTCGACCCGCACCACGTTCCCGGTGCAGTCGGTCGCGAACGGCAAGGTCGCCCTGTCGATGGCGCTGACGAGCTCGAGCGGCGCCCGCATCGCCACGCCCGCCACGGTCGAGATCAACGTGCAGGCGCAGTGGGAGACCGTCATCACGGCCCTCGCTGCGATCGCCGTCGTCGTCGTCTTCGGCCTGGGGATCCTCCGCAACGTCCGCCGCCGTCTGCGTCGCCGCAACGGCGAACCGGAGTCGGAGGAGGACGACGACCCCAACCGTCCCCTCGAGGTCCAGCCCCCCGGGCCCGGTGAGCCCCCGGTGGACGCTGACGCCACACCGTCGGCCGACCCCTCCCGGTCTGCCGACGTCTCCCGGGCTGCCGACCTCTCCCGGTCTGGAGGCCCGACCACCGTCCCCGGGCCCGCCACCGCGATCGCCGCGGCCAGCTCCGGCACCGACACCGTCGGTGGGGACGGCGACCGTCTCGAGGACGCGATCGCGCGTGCCGGGGTCGAGTCGAGCCTCCCGTCCGACCACCGCCCCGAGGAGCCGACCATCAGCACCACCCAGCCCAGCGCCGAGGTCGACGCCGAGCAGGGCGAGGGGCGTGGCCTCGGCCGGGCCAGCGCGATGCTCGCGGCGGGGACGATGATCTCGCGCCTGCTCGGGTTCGCGAAGACGTTCGTGCTCGCCTACGCGATCGGCAACTCGGGGTCCCGCGCGGCGAACGCCTTCTCGGTCTCCAACCAGCTGCCGAACAACATCTACGCCCTGATCGCCGGTGGCCTGCTCTCCGCCGTGCTGATCCCACAGATCGTGCGTGCGATGAAGCAGCACAACGACGGCGGCACGGCGTACGTGAACAAGATCGTGACGCTCGCTGGCTCCGTGTTCATCGTGATCACGATCGCGGCGACACTCCTCGCACCGTTCCTGGTGAACGCCTACAGCCAGGGCGCCGGGGACAGTGGCAAGGGCTTCACACCGGCGCAGACGGACCTGGCCATCGCGTTCGCGTTCTGGTGCCTCCCCCAGATCCTCTTCTACGCGATGTACTCACTGCTCGGTGAGGTCCTCAACGCGAAGCAGGTCTTCGGTCCGTTCACCTGGGCACCGCTGATCAACAACGTGATCGCGATCGCCGGGCTCGTCGTGTTCATCGCCATGTTCCACGGACGAGACGTCAACTCGAGCGTCGATGCGTGGACTCCGCTCAAGGTCGCCATCCTCGCCGGCAGTGCGTCGTTCGGCGTCTTCGCCCAGGCCGCGTTCCTCCCGCTGTTCTGGCGCCGAGCAGGACTGTCCTTCCGACTCGACTTCCGCTGGCGCGGCGTCGGACTGAAGTCCACCGGGACGGCGGCCGGCTGGCTGTTCGGCATGATCCTCATCACGCAGCTCGCAGGCCTCGTCCAGTCGCGGGTCGCGTCCCTGGCAGAGGGTGCCGGTAATGCCACACTCGCGACGAGCTGGCTGCTCTTCATGCTGCCGCACTCGATCATCACCGTGTCGATCGCGACCGCGTACTTCACCCGCATGAGCCACGACGCCGAGCGGGGAGACCTCGACGCAGTCCGGCGGAACCTGTCGCTGTCCCTCCGGATCGTCGGGCTCTTCACCGTCTTCGCGACGGTGGCGCTCATCGTGACGTCGACCTCGTTCGCGCGCATCTGGGAGAACACGTTCGGGCTGACCCAGGCCATGGCGTGGGTGCTCGTGGGGTTCATGCCCGGGCTGGTCCTCTTCAGCATGCTCTTCATCATCCAGCGCGTCTTCTGGGCCCTGCACGACCACCGCACTCCGTTCCTCATGCAGATCGTGCAGTCCGGCCTCTTCGTCATCGGGGCCCTCGCGGTCGCCACGTTCCCCGCGCAACACATCGGTGTCGGCATCGCGGTGTGCACCACGCTCGCCGGTACCGCGCAGACGATCGTGGCCCTCGTCCTCGTCCGCAAGCGTCTCGGCGGGATCGACGGCCCGAACGTCACTCGATCGCACGTGCAGTTCCTGATCGGCGCGTTGATCGCCGGGGTCGCTGGGGTGCTCGTCGCGAACTTCTTCGGTGCGTTCTCCGAGGGCGGCTTCGCGATGGCCGACGTGACGAGCGCCCTCATCACGCTCGTGCTGACCGGAGCGGTCATGGCAGCCGTGTACTTCGGTGTGCTCGTCGTCGCGAAGAACGGCGAGATCGCGAACGCCGTGACGCTGGTCCGCAGCCGCCTCGGACGCTGA
- the trxB gene encoding thioredoxin-disulfide reductase yields the protein MRELIIIGSGPAGFTAGIYAARAELKPLIVASSVETGGELTKTTEVENFPGFPEGVQGPDLMIKMQEQAEKFGAEVLYDDAVSVDLTGQVKKVTVGSGETYEALTVIYATGSAYRHLGLPDEERLSGHGVSWCATCDGFFFRQKNIAVVGGGDSAMEEATFLTRFADKVTVIHRKDSLRASKIMQDRAMNDPKIEFAWNKEVTGITGDSAVDGVTLKDTVTGEESSLALDGLFIAIGNDPRTHLVHGQLEIAPEGTLAVEGRTSRAVGVPGVFIAGDVLDPTYRQAITAAGSGAVAALDAEKYLADLDHDLTDQAEGVTPAEAIIDVTARV from the coding sequence ATGCGCGAGCTCATCATCATCGGTTCCGGTCCTGCCGGGTTCACGGCCGGCATCTACGCCGCGCGCGCTGAGCTGAAGCCGCTCATCGTCGCCTCGAGTGTCGAGACCGGCGGTGAACTCACCAAGACGACCGAGGTCGAGAACTTCCCGGGCTTCCCCGAGGGCGTCCAGGGCCCCGACCTCATGATCAAGATGCAGGAACAGGCCGAGAAGTTCGGTGCCGAGGTCCTGTACGACGACGCCGTCTCGGTCGACCTCACCGGTCAGGTCAAGAAGGTCACGGTCGGCTCCGGCGAGACGTACGAGGCCCTCACGGTCATCTACGCCACGGGTTCGGCGTACCGCCACCTGGGCCTCCCGGACGAAGAGCGCCTGTCCGGTCACGGCGTCTCCTGGTGCGCCACGTGCGACGGCTTCTTCTTCCGTCAGAAGAACATCGCCGTCGTCGGCGGTGGCGACTCCGCGATGGAAGAGGCCACGTTCCTCACCCGCTTCGCCGACAAGGTGACGGTCATCCACCGCAAGGACTCGCTGCGTGCGTCGAAGATCATGCAGGACCGCGCGATGAACGACCCGAAGATCGAGTTCGCCTGGAACAAGGAGGTCACCGGCATCACGGGTGACTCCGCGGTCGATGGCGTCACGCTCAAGGACACCGTCACCGGGGAAGAGTCCTCACTCGCCCTCGACGGCCTGTTCATCGCGATCGGCAACGACCCGCGCACGCACCTGGTCCACGGCCAGCTCGAGATCGCTCCCGAGGGCACGCTCGCGGTCGAGGGTCGCACCTCCCGCGCCGTCGGCGTCCCGGGTGTCTTCATCGCCGGCGACGTGCTCGACCCGACGTACCGCCAGGCGATCACCGCCGCCGGTTCCGGTGCGGTCGCAGCGCTCGACGCCGAGAAGTACCTGGCCGACCTCGACCACGACCTGACCGACCAGGCCGAGGGTGTCACCCCGGCCGAGGCGATCATCGACGTCACCGCCCGGGTCTGA
- the trxA gene encoding thioredoxin: MSSAKAVTDATFEAEVLKSDKTILVDFWAEWCGPCRAVSPILDQIAAEHADKIEIVKLNVDDNPQSAMNYQITSIPAMKVFKGGEVVKTVIGAKPKPALEADLADFLA; this comes from the coding sequence ATGTCCAGCGCAAAGGCAGTGACCGACGCCACGTTCGAGGCCGAAGTCCTCAAGTCCGACAAGACGATCCTCGTGGACTTCTGGGCTGAGTGGTGCGGCCCGTGTCGCGCGGTCTCGCCGATCCTCGACCAGATCGCCGCGGAGCACGCCGACAAGATCGAGATCGTCAAGCTCAACGTCGACGACAACCCCCAGTCGGCCATGAACTACCAGATCACGTCGATCCCGGCGATGAAGGTGTTCAAGGGCGGCGAGGTCGTCAAGACCGTCATCGGCGCCAAGCCGAAGCCGGCCCTCGAGGCCGACCTCGCGGACTTCCTCGCGTAG
- a CDS encoding PLP-dependent aminotransferase family protein, with translation MTNGNSLDPWYDSYAQRTAGLSASEVRALFAVASRPEVVSLAGGMPFVSALPRELVTGSLDRVMAEDAAMALQYGGGQGLRSLREHIVNVMSLEGIRASAEDVVVTTGSQHALDLVTRLFIDPGDVVLAESPSYVGAIGVFRSYQAETVHVATDELGLVPEALRETIARLRAAGKRMKFLYTIPNFHNPAGVTMSRERRIEVLDICRSNNILVLEDNPYGLLWFDEPAPQAIRSIDDEGVVYLGSFSKTLAPGFRVGWALAPHAIREKLVLANESAVLAPNSFGQYVVNAYLDAADWKGQVDTFRGIYAERRDAMLSALGEFLPDLSWTVPNGGFFIWLTLPESLDSKGMLPRAVKELVAYTPGTAFFADGRGAGNIRLSFCYPTPEQIRVGVKRLASVVNDELELVETFGSASRSSTSVSTSSVSSPQPNMP, from the coding sequence ATGACGAACGGCAACAGTCTCGACCCCTGGTACGACTCCTACGCCCAGCGCACCGCCGGGCTGAGCGCCTCCGAGGTCCGAGCTCTGTTCGCCGTCGCGTCGAGGCCCGAGGTGGTCTCCCTCGCCGGCGGCATGCCCTTCGTCTCCGCGCTGCCGCGTGAGCTCGTCACCGGCTCACTCGACCGTGTGATGGCCGAGGACGCGGCGATGGCGCTGCAGTACGGCGGCGGACAGGGCCTGCGCTCCCTGCGCGAGCACATCGTCAACGTCATGTCCCTCGAGGGCATCCGTGCCAGCGCCGAGGACGTCGTGGTGACCACCGGGTCACAGCACGCCCTGGACCTCGTCACGCGCCTGTTCATCGACCCGGGCGACGTCGTCCTGGCCGAGTCCCCCTCGTACGTCGGCGCCATCGGTGTGTTCCGCTCGTACCAGGCTGAGACGGTCCACGTGGCGACCGACGAGCTCGGTCTGGTCCCGGAGGCCCTGCGCGAGACGATCGCCCGTCTGCGGGCCGCTGGCAAGCGGATGAAGTTCCTGTACACGATCCCGAACTTCCACAACCCCGCCGGCGTCACGATGAGCCGGGAGCGCCGCATCGAGGTGCTCGACATCTGCCGCTCGAACAACATCCTGGTGCTCGAGGACAACCCCTACGGGCTGCTCTGGTTCGACGAGCCCGCGCCGCAGGCAATCCGCTCGATCGACGACGAGGGTGTGGTCTACCTCGGCTCGTTCTCGAAGACCCTCGCGCCCGGGTTCCGCGTCGGGTGGGCGCTCGCGCCGCACGCCATCCGCGAGAAGCTCGTGCTCGCCAACGAGTCCGCCGTCCTCGCCCCGAACTCGTTCGGGCAGTACGTCGTGAACGCGTACCTCGATGCCGCGGACTGGAAGGGTCAGGTCGACACATTCCGCGGCATCTACGCCGAGCGCCGCGACGCCATGCTCTCGGCACTGGGGGAGTTCCTGCCGGACCTCAGCTGGACGGTCCCGAACGGAGGGTTCTTCATCTGGCTCACCTTGCCGGAGTCGCTCGACTCGAAGGGCATGCTGCCCCGGGCCGTCAAGGAGCTCGTCGCCTACACCCCTGGCACCGCTTTCTTCGCCGACGGCCGCGGCGCCGGAAACATTCGACTGTCGTTCTGCTACCCCACGCCGGAGCAGATCCGCGTCGGCGTGAAGCGGTTGGCCTCGGTGGTCAACGACGAGCTCGAACTGGTCGAGACCTTCGGTTCCGCCAGCCGGTCGAGCACCTCGGTGAGCACGTCGTCGGTCAGCTCACCCCAGCCGAACATGCCCTGA
- a CDS encoding D-alanine--D-alanine ligase, whose product MAEFARRHVVVVAGGISHERDISLRSGRRVADSLNGYGWQVDLRDADASLLPALAADRPDVVWPALHGASGEDGALRGILEALDIPYVGSRSTSARLAWDKPTASALVSRAGVRTPRSITLSHDVFRELGAVGVLQAIASEHPVPLAVKPARGGSAQGVTLVENVEDLPRAMVAAYTYCEDAVVEQLIRGTEIAVGIIDTGDGPLALSPVEIVPRNGFYGYEARYNAGETTFFTPARLSPEQSQAASAAAILAHRALGLRHVSRVDIIIDGAGTPWFLEANVLPGLTETSLVPQALSASGFDLGWTYAELAEQAIRDHSA is encoded by the coding sequence ATGGCTGAGTTCGCCCGCCGTCACGTCGTCGTCGTCGCCGGGGGGATCTCCCACGAACGGGACATCTCGCTGCGCTCCGGTCGTCGAGTCGCGGACTCGTTGAACGGGTACGGATGGCAGGTCGACCTCCGCGACGCAGATGCTTCCCTGCTGCCCGCTCTGGCAGCGGACCGACCGGACGTCGTCTGGCCGGCACTGCACGGTGCCTCCGGTGAAGACGGCGCGCTCCGCGGCATCCTGGAGGCACTCGACATCCCGTACGTCGGCTCACGCTCGACGTCGGCTCGCCTGGCATGGGACAAGCCCACAGCCTCTGCGCTCGTGTCCCGCGCAGGCGTCCGGACGCCGCGCTCGATCACGCTGTCGCACGACGTCTTCCGCGAACTCGGTGCCGTCGGCGTCCTGCAGGCCATCGCCTCCGAGCACCCGGTACCGCTCGCGGTGAAGCCAGCACGCGGAGGCAGCGCACAGGGCGTCACCCTCGTCGAGAACGTCGAAGACCTGCCGCGCGCGATGGTCGCGGCCTACACGTACTGCGAGGACGCGGTCGTCGAGCAGCTGATCCGCGGGACCGAGATCGCGGTCGGCATCATCGACACCGGGGACGGCCCGCTGGCGTTGTCGCCGGTGGAGATCGTGCCGCGGAACGGCTTCTACGGTTACGAAGCGCGGTACAACGCGGGGGAGACGACGTTCTTCACCCCCGCACGGCTGAGCCCGGAGCAGTCGCAGGCTGCCTCCGCCGCTGCGATCCTGGCGCACCGTGCTCTCGGGCTGCGCCACGTCTCTCGCGTGGACATCATCATCGACGGCGCAGGGACGCCGTGGTTCCTCGAGGCGAACGTGCTGCCTGGGCTCACCGAGACATCGCTCGTGCCGCAGGCGCTCTCGGCGTCGGGCTTCGACCTCGGGTGGACCTACGCCGAGCTCGCGGAGCAGGCCATCCGGGACCACTCGGCCTGA
- a CDS encoding RES family NAD+ phosphorylase, whose translation MADPEWTLTTTIRGSFFRAVNPAFRELALAGSRSAGRYSPAHEPTLYLSSSIAGVNAAMLAHRGARAERLDVVTVEVEAHGIIDLRDTEVLRAIGIDLADVVAPWQDDVAAGRSPRSWAVRDRALEVGAAGLIDPSRRAPGKWHLVLFRWNDSDAPTVRLPETDAVKSR comes from the coding sequence GTGGCAGACCCCGAATGGACCTTGACGACGACGATCCGGGGCTCATTCTTCAGAGCCGTCAACCCTGCCTTCCGCGAGCTCGCCCTCGCCGGATCACGTTCAGCCGGCCGCTACTCGCCGGCACACGAGCCCACGCTTTACTTGAGTTCGTCGATCGCCGGGGTCAACGCTGCGATGCTCGCGCACCGAGGGGCGCGAGCAGAGCGGCTCGACGTCGTCACGGTGGAGGTCGAGGCGCACGGGATCATCGATCTGCGCGACACCGAGGTACTGCGAGCGATCGGCATCGACCTCGCTGACGTGGTCGCTCCGTGGCAGGACGACGTCGCTGCCGGTCGGTCTCCGCGTTCGTGGGCAGTGCGGGACCGCGCTCTCGAGGTCGGCGCCGCGGGTCTCATCGATCCGTCTCGACGGGCCCCGGGCAAGTGGCATCTCGTGCTGTTCCGGTGGAACGACAGTGACGCGCCGACAGTGCGGCTGCCTGAAACCGACGCGGTCAAATCTCGATGA